Part of the Melopsittacus undulatus isolate bMelUnd1 chromosome 12, bMelUnd1.mat.Z, whole genome shotgun sequence genome, tcttctccaacaCCCAGAGTATCTGCCTCTGCCCATTGACTATCCTGGATTTGTGTCTTCAGGTGTGAATCTTACCTTTCAGATGGCCCTTAactgttttcctgaagaatGAAGAGTATTACTTTCTTAAGTTCCAAAAGCCTGTACTCTTTGTATCGCTGGCTTAGAGAAGAGGTAATCCCATAAAAGTGTCTGGCTAGGCTTTTATCTTTCTAAAGATTTTTTATGTTCCCAGGACAACATAAGATGAGCAAACTGAAAATAGCTTCAATGCAAATCTGCCATAGCATTTGCCATTGTTTTTTTTACAGAGGAATGTTTGCAGGAGGACTAAGGGAGATGGAACAAGAAGAAGTTCATATTCATGGCATCTCCTACAATGCAATGTGCAAAATCTTGAACTTCATTTACACTTCTGAGTTGGAACTCAGTGTGAACAGTGTACAGGAAACCTTAGCTGCAGCCTGTCAGCTTCAGGTGAGGTGCTGGGAGGTAtgacaaaaaaagaagcaaaaaccaaaagcaacaataaaagaaacagaaaacctggATATCTGATTAAATGGAGGGTTAGGAGGTGAATAATGGGTCTGATGAGAATTTCTTTGAGATGCTGTTTCCACTGGAACTATGGAAGGGTAGGAACAATTAATGAGCAGTTGCAATAGAGAGTTGTGTCAATGGTTTTATTACTTATAAACATTTACCATTTCATCTAGTGGCCTGTTTTATATAGCACTCACTTCCACTCATCAGTTTATGAAATAGAATACTTCTGGCCTATGGTAAAGGACAGGGCTTGCTGCTCTgaaactgctgtgctgctcaagACCTTCCCCAGGTTGAGTGGACAGACACATAATCTCCCCTGCCCCCATCACTACAGGAAATCCTGCCATTATAGTTTCTGCACTAAATGCAGAATTCAGTGTGCCTTTAagatgaggttttttttgtctaatttCCCCTGCAGCTAACTGCTGCATAAGGCTTTGGTAATAAACCTTAAACTTTCTGAGTGCTTGCTTGGGTTGGTTTCTACAGACTCAGCACCACTCTGTAGCAGAGGGAGTCTTGGACAGCAGTTAGTTCTTTGTTTGCCATCAGTCACTCCTGCCAGCTACAACTCCAAATTATATTCATAAgatattaattttccttttaaatggcTTCCTGTGCTCCAGTGATGCACATCTGTTTGTTACAGATACAGTCCTTGATACAGTATGTCTATCTATAGTGCTCTGAAAGAATAGTTATGAAGTGACTATAAACGTGGCTTTCACCATGTCCTCCCAGGCAGCTACAGCTTGGTGAGATGCTAACAAACCAGACAGCCTGGCTGTCAAGTGTCCCATGTGTCTCCTTGGAAAACACATTACTGCTGCACATGAAGCCAAACTCACAGATTTGCAGTATAGGGTGGCTAGAAGATCTATATTGTATTCATCTACCTACCCGTGTTGAGTTCTTTTGCTCTGGAGAAAGGTGAATTGGGCGCAAGTGAACATGGTGATCAAACTGAGGAGAGGAGTTGTCTTGTGGAGAACTTTCTTACAGTCAGTCATCCCAGCTTCTATCACCTGTCTCTCGAGTGTGAGGTAAGAGGTGTCTGAAATGAAAAGTACCTCTCTCTTGCAGATTCCAGAAGTCATTAAGTTCTGCTGTGATTTTCTCATGTCCTGGGTAGACGAAGAGAACATACTTGATGTGTACAGACTAGCTGACCATTATGACTTGAAACATTTGAGTGATCAGCTGGACTCCTACATTTTGAAGAACTTTGCATCTTTCTCAAGGACACAAGTGTACCGACAGCTACCTTTGCAGAAGGTCTATTCCCTTCTCAGCAGCAATCGTTTGGAGGTTAACTATGAGTTTGAAGTTTATGATGGGGCacttttttatcattattcaCCAGAGCAACTAGAGACAGATCAGGTCTCCCTGGTGGAGCCCCTTAAGCTACTTGAGACAGTTCGTTTTCCTCTGATGGAACCTCAGATCCTGCAAAGGCTTCATGACAAACTAAGTCCATGTCCTTTAAAAGATACAGTCGCAGATGCGTTAATGTACCACAAGAATGAATGTCTTCAACCAATGCTTCAGAGCTCCCAGACGCAGCTGAGATCAGAGTTCCAGTGTGTAGTAGGATTTGGAGGAATGCATTCTACTCCATCCATTGTCCTCAGTGATCAAGCCAAGTATCTGAACCCCTTGTTGGGAGAGTGGAGGCACTTTACAGCTGCGCTAGCTCCCAGAATGTCGAACCAAGGGATTGCTGTTCTCAATAATTTTGTATATTTAATTGGTGGAGACAACAATGTAAGTGGCTTTCGAGCAGAGTCAAGGTGTTGGAGGTAAGATGAGGATAATCCTGCTATTATTTCTGTTCCCACCGTGTTGCCCATCTCAGAGTCAGTAAGACAGCATGGTCTATATGCTTGCTAGGTGAAAGATTAGGAACTGAGCAGGGGCctcactgaaggaaaacaaaagaaataaagaaatgagCCTGATAGTAATAGGAAGCTTCCAGCAGAGCTTATGGGACAAAGCCAAGCCTGACAGGGTAGAAACAGTACTCCTTCAAGAGTATTACATATTCTACTTTCTGTCTTGTTGGAGGGGGGAAGTATTAAAGGTGCTGAAAAGAGTAATGAAGCTAGAATCCTAGATTGTCTAAATGCTCTTGAGCTAGGATTTTCTAGAAGTATTTTGTGTCTAGTTTTGGTCCCAATACAAAGGGATTTAGTGAccaaaaaggatttttaaagaaaatgctatTACTGGTTGAATTTCAAGAATTTCTGTGCACAATAGTGGCATTCCAGGGTCCTTTTATATTCTTTTGTgccaggaaaaggagcaggaggatcAGGTTTAGACCTTCATGTTCATTACATCGCAAAACCAGATAAAACCCCTTTTGTCTTTATACTATGGTCATGTTTACTAGTTTTACTGACAGCAGTGTATAAGATAATAGAAACCCTAGGCTTTTATAGCATGATTATGTCAGCTAAAATACATCTTCTAAAAATAGAATAAACCAACTTTGCTAATAATAAAATGCTGACAAGGCCAAATTTCACTCCACTTACAGCTGAGCTCAATTTcagccaaagaaaaccaagtaACCCACATCTGTGGTGCTGTCTGGTATTCCAGCAATGATTCTGTGGCTGTATGAATAACTTTCTTTGATTTCATTCTTTTACAAGGTATGACCCTCGACACAACAAATGGTTCCAGATCCAGTCCCTACAGCAAGAGCATGCTGACCTCAGTGTCTGTGTTGTGGACAACTATATCTATGCTGTCGCAGGCAGAGATTACCATGAAGACCTGAGGGAAGTGGAGAGGTATGACCCTAAAAGCAACACTTGGGAATATGTGACACCTCTGAAGAAGGAGGTAAGTACCGCATTAACCACACACAAGCCTACAGTTCCCCAGTTCCTGATTTAATCTTTTTAGATGCTTTTCTCATGTGTAGCTTTAAATCTGCTGATATTCAGATGGGAAACAGTAGCCTCTGTATATGGGATAAATGAATATCAAGAAAGGGGAGTCATAATTTATGTAAATAACATTTTGAGGCtaaatgcctttctttttccctgttttcttgttgttttccCCTGCACCTTCATTGTGTTAATccttaaaaccatttaaaattGAACACAGCCTCTGGGAATAGAAAGTTCCCATTCTTCCTAGGCAGGTAAATTGTAAGACACAGTAGTACAAGCTTCTGATCACAGTCCAGACAACATGCTTTACTCCTGATCAGAGAAGATACTGCCCAGTAAGATCTGTTTCTACAGACCACTTAGTTCCTGAACACAGAACTGAGATTGGATAACAAGTTCTGATGACAATAGCCTATGTGCTGCAGAGTCAAATCTAAGCCAGCTAAACATAATTTCAAATTACGCATTTGGTATACATGAGTGAATAGGTCTCTTCTGTCATCAGTACCCTTTATTCTTCAAGAACAGCTACTGCTAAAGTAGCAGTCATGACCCCAGAAACCAGGAAATGGTGTAGTGATGTGGGAATTGGGGTTATGAGTGCAACAGTTTGTTCTAAGTTTTAGTAATgccaaaaaaggcaaaactttccatttccattttaaaagtgtTGCAAAGATGAATacagcaaataataaataaataagtaaataaaaccaATCAAAAACCAACTGCTTGATGAATCTTGgttagggaagaaaaataaaatcctgagtAATTTTTTAAGAACCTATGCATCAGTGCTGAGAATATAAAAAGCCTTAAGGTCCACTTGAGTGCTGCTGAGTGGGATATCTTGCATTCCTGATAATGCTGcttgtttaagaaaaaatctCCACAAAAAAGCTTCCAAGTGGACTTTGGAGAAATGTAATAGTATGACTGATCTTCTGATCAAGGAGTAACAAAAATGAGACCCCACCACATTTCTGGAAGTTTTAGATGTTCTAGTATGTTTCATTCAGAAATTTACACTAACAGCATAATCACCTAGAAATGgattttctagaaaaaaatccttccagATGTTGATATCTGCATAACTTATAAGAAATATTACTCCCTTAATGTCTACTCTGTACTTTGAAACtggaagaaatacataaaaccagAGCTCAACCTCTTGCTTTCCCATGCGGTGATACAGGTGTATGCACATGCTGGAGCAGCACTGGATGGAAAGATGTATATTACTtgtgggaggagaggagaagactATTTGAAAGAGCTACAATGTTATGACCCAAAGACTGACCGCTGGGATGTTTTAGCAGATGGTCCAGTGAGACGCGCTTGGCATGGGATGGCTGCACTCTTAGGAAAGCTCTATGTAATTGGAGGAAGCAACAATGATTCTGGCTACAGAAGGGATGTTCACCAGGTAGGAGCATGTCATACCTGTGCCTTTCCTGGGAGAAGCTGTTTCCTGGGGATGATTGCACTCTGATGTCTTTCTCCCACTAAGTAACTATATGCCCAGCAACAGCTACTGCACCAGCTCACCCTACTCAACTGCAAAACTTGCAGTGATTTATTTACTGCTGTCTGTCTTGGATGCACTGTCTATCCCACAAAGCATTAAAGCTCTAGCACTTGATATTCATatcaattttaaaacatatttgatGGATAACATTCAATGACATGCACATACCCAATAAGCAGCACATCAACTAAATTTACATTATCTTCTCACGTTTTTCTTTCCTAAGTCAAGGACCTTTGGATCACCAATATGTAATTGCAGGACAGAGTTGTTAAGGATATGTTGGATGGCAATTGTATAATGCAATCAAATGGACAGTACCTGATGATAAGTGATGGCTGAAGAGAATTCTGGAGTCTTATTCCAGCGTCTAGAATTGCTAGAgacataaagaaaacacaaaaattaacTGTAAGAGCAATGCCAATGAAGATGACAGAAATACATCAACCTGAAAAGTGTATCTGAATGATAAAAAGGTGCttacaaataaaagcagttaGCCAAGGGTTACCCAATGAAACCTAAAACTTTCCAAAATATATTGCAGAGACAGCTTAGCAGATTTGTCATATTTGTATGTTCCTAATGCAAACAGGTACATTATGTCTGAACTTGTATTACCATATGTCCCCATCTCTTTCACTTTTGTATACAGTTTCTGAATAGCATACAGCTTTCACTCCAGTAGCAGGGTCAGAATTCACGATTCAAAGCTCTATGCAACTATGAACAGTTTTCTGCTGAGTACTGTACTTCTACTACATAGTGATAGGCTCTCTCCATTATCAACACCTTGTCAAAAGACTGATGTTACTGCATGGCTTCCTAAATAGCTTGCCACATGGCCAGCCTCTGTCACTAAGATACAAGTTCAATTTTGGCTAATCTCTTTGGGTTTTCTTACAGGTTGCCTGCTATAGGCCAAGCACTGATCAGTGGACAAATGTATGTCCACTTCCTGCAGGACATGGAGAGCCAGGTATTGCAGTCTTAGACAACAGGATCTATGTCTTGGGAGGCAGATCTCACAACAGAGGAATCCGCATGGACTATGTCCACATTTATGATGCAGAGAGAGACTGCTGGGAGGAAGGACCCCAGCTGGAGGATGATATTTCTGGGATGGCTGCCTGTGTCCTCACTTTGCCAAGGGCTATTTTAACGGAAACAGAGAAGTGGTTCTCAGAATGGCATGCAGACCGCGAGAAGTATCACCTTGACTTTCCATCAGAAGTTATGAGCGTATCAGACTGGGAAGAATTTGATAATTCAAGTGAAGATTAGAaaactttaatatttatttttttgccagTGAATGAGGAAACTAAGGCTTGAAGAAAATACTTAAGagattttatatgtttttcttATATGCATAAATCAATATCTAAAGGTTTGGAAAATAAGTGTTCTGCACAAATGCCATTCACAGTCAATATCTGCCCATCTGCAAGTGTTCTGCACAAAATGCCACTTACATTCAGTACCTGCCCACCTGccagaaagcagcatttttaaagtaacCACAGAACTGCTGTTTTCCCAGTTAAAATATAGAGGTTCTTTTGCTTTGAAGGATACTTTTCTCAGTCTTCAGCATGGACAATAAAAAAGGCACAGAAGGCTCGCCTTGACTAGCTTCTTTCCTTCCAGCTTTTAGCTTGAAATAGCTTTTTGAgagttggggtgtttttttccctattcttTTTGGTAACAAAACTTCCTAACCATCTTAGCACAGGAAGGTAACACTTAGTGTCTCCCTCCTGTGCCTGGTGTCAGACAGCTTGATTGGTTTTTGAGCAAGACTGAACATACGGATACGGGAACAGTAGCAAGAAAGTCTGAACCTTCATCTCATCTGGGCATGCAGCCATCTTTGTAACTGGGTTAAAGTCTGTGAACTGACACCCACTCCTGAACTTCTATACTGCAAGTTCTGTCAACACAGTGGAACTCTCTGTACAAATTATGGCAATCTCAACTGTCAGACACATTTGTTCACAAGAATAAGTTAATAAATCTTTGTCAGAACGTTTGTAACTACTGTCTCAGTTTTATTAACTGTGGTGCGGAGTCTGAAACGTAGTGATCTTAAATTAAATCCTGTAGTACTACATTAGAATCAGTGAAGTTACACCAGCTTAGGAGAtggcaggttttttttcattcttttagtATATGCTTTAGAAGAGAGTAGAGATTGCTTTGCCACAGCAGAAACATAACTAGAGGTATTGAAGATTACATTGGTCCAGGACCCTGCAGTAGCTGAACCAATGCCAGGAACATaatacagaaatacttcagCACAGAAAGATAAGGCGTGTTAAACTTTCCTTCATGAGGCCTTAAAGTAATTGGCTTCTGACTACGATCTTGCTTACCATTAGGTTAGAAGCTGATTTAAAGGCTGAACCAGTGTGATACCTGAATACTATGGGATCCTTACTCTTAGAGAGGTGAGAAATAACCCATGCCGCCAGAAAATCATGACAAACTACCAGAAGCTTTTAAATCTTGTAGCAATAATGGGGTtgcagaagaaaggcaaaaccagTGACAATCAGAATGATACAGAACTAGTGAAGTATCATTACATCATGACAAATACTGCACATTGACCTGATACTTCAGAGAAATTGAAGATACCACCATTACTTGGGGATATTTTGTTTAGGGAAACAAAGATGATATCAAAATGGACCTAGAGTACATTAGTAGACCGGGCTTCTGGAAAAGATTGAACACTATTTGTACACCACTTTTACTAAGCTCAGCAGCTTAGGAAAAGATGGGCATTTGTCAGATCTTTTTCTCCAGCACTGTCAGTTTTCATCTCAACCTCTGAACCTTTGCCAGTTggcaaataaaatacaatacCTGGTAACTGCAGGAAACCCTGGTgatgagctgcttcagaaaatCTTTTTTAGTCATGAACTCTGAACTGCACATGGAGTCTGGAAATACAGACTTTACTACATTGCAGTACTGGAGACTGACCAGTATTCCTATTTTgcaaacagttatttttaatctgtgagAATTTCATGTAGCCCTCAGATACAAGGACAGATTTCTCTGACCTGGACATCACTAGAACCACTCCTTCCAGACTGCAAGTGTTGCAGTGGCAATTCTTTTCGTCTGCAAACAAGTGATTCAAGACTTGTAGTGCTCCAGGTCATACTCCAGACCCAGCTGTTCTAACTAAACCCAGACATCTAACTCAAGTTAATGCagtgcattttcagttttaactAGCACTAGCTCAACAGGCCAGTGATACCCTATGTTATACAagtgaaaatattatttagCCTCTTTCATGATAATAAAGTAATCATTCTTTGCCTGGCTTCTTTTCCTATGTATACTACCAATATATAGAGGGTATTACTTACTATTACAAATAACCAAGCAGGCTCATTCTTAGATTACATAGGATAATGTAAGACATTAATGAATAATTATTAAGCTAAAGAAACATCTTGAGAAAAATCAtatttggttggatttttttctccaagcttCTACCCTATCATTCCTTCTGTGTTTGAATACTGGTTTTAGTCAGGTGATTTTCCAGTTATCAGTATATGCAATTTTGTGATCACATTATTTACTAAGTGTTGCAGCTGGATGCTGTGCAAAGCAAATCAATACAAGGCTTAGAATGCAGTtacaaggaaattaattttccttaaagTGGATTATCTGCCTTAGAGAGGgctgatgcattttttttctgggttttgttggttttggttttgggggattttttagTTACTGGTATAATATCCCTGAAGTGACATGTACTAAACCTAAGTATTACATATTTTGATttgataaaaacaaaacttctgttcctttcaccCCAAAAAACTCTTTCCATCTGAGTGCAATGTGAGTGCTGAAAGTTATGGTATGAACTATCTTACTTACATGTACTTGGTTTAGgtaaaaaaacacacagatttAAGCTTAGATCAAACCATCCTTATCATTTAGCAGTAGCTTGTTTTAGTCTACCATTTACCTCTTCAAACTAATACATAGGctaaacaataataaaattgCATTGCTTTAAGATCAGAAATTTTATCTAACTCAGCAGATATAACACACATCATTCTTGTTTACTACAGTTACCTATATAAAGAAATTGCAGGAGAGATTACAGATTGATACAGCGCTGTAATTTGTATTGATTGGTTTTCCTATCAAGAATGATGCTTCAGGAACTCAGCCTTCAAGAGCCCACTTAAACTTTGCATTAAAACAGACACTCATAGGGATTTTAGGCTGATTCCATACTTTTTTATTCATAAATTCTCTGATCTTCTGAATATGGCAGTCTTGTATCCTACAGTGAAAAGTATTCGCTTTACAGGGAATCCTAGGAGATCGCATAGCACAAGATACTGCAGATATACAGACAATAAACTAAAAAAGCTTTAAGTTATTTCTGGTCTGTAAGAGAATAGCCAAACAACTCTTCCAGAACTAAGTGATCAAAATACCAGCACTTACACTGCTGATAGTTTAGGAAGTCCAGGTTTCTTGATGATGTATCTTCCTATTTCCTGCCAGCACAGCGGTAAAGCTGTATAGGCATATTTGTTAGATGTGTAATTAGTGGACTTGCATCCTGAAGCATTTTCAGGCTTCCACATTTGGAGAAGTGATTGTGATTGCTTCAGTTTTTGTTTCATAAATGCTCCCACTACTGTATTTCTTCTCCAGATGTCTACCTCCAAATCCAACACATCTTTATCCATTTCCTCATGGTTTAAATTAGGGGTGTTAATTTTGCATTGGAAGCATACACCATACttgatttgaaagaaataagGATTCTCATTTTATACCCTTGACAGAAATATACTTCTTACTTAGAGGTCAGCCACAAGTACAATTTATTTGGCATTTGGCC contains:
- the KLHL22 gene encoding kelch-like protein 22 — translated: MAEDQELTQTHKAQLAPSLQQRTSNTYRSAEHSQALLSGLVSLRDSSILFDVVLVVEEKPIEAHRILLAASCDYFRGMFAGGLREMEQEEVHIHGISYNAMCKILNFIYTSELELSVNSVQETLAAACQLQIPEVIKFCCDFLMSWVDEENILDVYRLADHYDLKHLSDQLDSYILKNFASFSRTQVYRQLPLQKVYSLLSSNRLEVNYEFEVYDGALFYHYSPEQLETDQVSLVEPLKLLETVRFPLMEPQILQRLHDKLSPCPLKDTVADALMYHKNECLQPMLQSSQTQLRSEFQCVVGFGGMHSTPSIVLSDQAKYLNPLLGEWRHFTAALAPRMSNQGIAVLNNFVYLIGGDNNVSGFRAESRCWRYDPRHNKWFQIQSLQQEHADLSVCVVDNYIYAVAGRDYHEDLREVERYDPKSNTWEYVTPLKKEVYAHAGAALDGKMYITCGRRGEDYLKELQCYDPKTDRWDVLADGPVRRAWHGMAALLGKLYVIGGSNNDSGYRRDVHQVACYRPSTDQWTNVCPLPAGHGEPGIAVLDNRIYVLGGRSHNRGIRMDYVHIYDAERDCWEEGPQLEDDISGMAACVLTLPRAILTETEKWFSEWHADREKYHLDFPSEVMSVSDWEEFDNSSED